GCTCGGGTAGGCGGGCAGCAGGTTGCCGTCGACCACGGGGGCGGCGGCCAGGCGGCCGGGCTCGCGGGTGGGCACCTCGTCGAGCAGGGTGCCCGCGGCGAGGATCATCCGTTCGATCGGCATGGTCAGCAGTTCGACGGCGCGGTCGGCATTCAGCTCGAGCAGCTCCAGGAAGCGCTTGGCCACGACGGCGGAGCGTTCGGTGCCGAAAACCGTGGTGGCGGGCGGGGATTGGGCGATGGCGCGATGGAACAGGCCCGCCGACAGCGGCGAGGTCAGCAGCGCGGTGACACAGCCCGCGCCGGAGGATTCGCCGAAGATGGTGACATTGCCCGGGTCGCCGCCGAAGGCCGCGATATTGTCGCGCACCCAGCGCAGCGCGGCGATCTGATCGTGCAGGCCGAGATTCGGGGTGAACTCGTCACCGAGCGAGGACAGGTCCAGAAAGCCCAGCGCGCCGAGCCGGTAGTTGACGCCGACCACGATCACGTCACCGGTCTCGGCCAGGCGTCTGCCGTCGTAGATGGCCTGGGCGGCGGTGCCCAGGCAGAACGCGCCGCCGTGCAGCCACACCATGACCGGGCGGTGGTCGTCGGCGGGGGTGGCGGGGGCCCAGACATTGACCCACAGGCAGTCCTCGCCCATGCGCAGGCTGCCGTCGACGGGCACGAAGCCGGCCGATTGCGGGGCCACGTCACCGAAGGCGGTGCATTCGCGGACGCCGGTCCACGACTGCGGGGCCTGCGGCAGCCGGAAACGGTGCGGTCCGGCCGTGCTGGCGGCGTAGGGGATGCCGCGCCAGACCGCGACGGAACCGTCCATGAAGCCGGACACGTCGCCGTATCCGGTCTTCGCCACCGGCGCGCCGTCCCGGGCTGACAGCGTGTCGAAGAACTGCGTGCTCACCGCCACCTCCTCGTACTCCGTAAATCGAGGGTACCGAGTCCGTCCGGCCCGTCGATTAGGCTGTCGGCGTGCCGAGTTATGCGTATCGGTGCCGCGAGTGCGGCGATACCTTCGAGATGAACCGACCGATGGCCGAGTCGTCGGCCCCCGCGGCGTGCCCGGCGGGGCACGGTGACACGGTCAAACTGCTCACCACGTTCGGGACGGTGACGCGTGGGGGCGGCGGTGCGTCGCCCGCGCCGGCCCCCGCGGGCGGCGGGTGCTGCGGTGGCGGGTGCTGCGGCTAGTCCGCCTGCTTGTCCGAGTGGCCCAGTGAGCGGTCCGGGGCCACCCGGTCGCGCACGCGTTGCTTCAGGACGGCGATGTCGGGAAAACCGCCGTCCGCCTTGCGTTCCCAGATCTGTTCGCCGTCGACGGTGATGCGGAATATCCCGCCCTCGCCGGGCACCAGCGCCACCTCCGACAGGTCGGTGGCGAAGGTGGTGAGCAGTTCCTGCGCCATCCAGCTCGCCCGCAGCAGCCAGCGGCATTGCGTGCAATATTCGATCGCGATGCGGGGCATGGCGCGACCCTACCGCAATATCCGGGCTATCGCCGGAATGAACGGTGGCACAAGAATTTTCCTGTCGGTGCCCTCGGCTACAACTGAGGACAACCGAGGAAGGGGGAACCGATGACCACCGCTTGGAGCGCCGAGCAGATCGGCTCGCTCGCACCGGATGCCGCGTCGCTGAGCGCCGCCCGCAAGCTGGGTGGCCGGTGGAGCGGCGCCGGGGTGCACGGCAGCGCGCTGTGGGGGTTGTGCAAGGGCAGCGGGAGCACGCCGTATCAGACCGTGGTGGATCTGTCGGGGCCCGCGTACAAGTGCAGTTGCCCGAGCCGCAAGTTTCCGTGCAAGCACGCGCTGTCGCTGCTGCTGGCGTGGAGTGCGGGCGAGGTGGCGGCGGCGGACACGGTCGCGGACTTCGCGGCCGACTGGCTGGACGGGCGGGCGGCGAAAGCGGCGCGGGGGGCCGCCGCCGGAACCGGGGCGGGGACGGCCGCGGCGAAGCCGGCCCGGGGTGGGTCGGCCACGGCGGATCAGCGCCGGGCCCGGGTGACCGCGGGGCTGGTCGATCTCGACCTGTGGCTGACCGACCAGATCCGGACCGGGCTCGCGCAGGCCGACCGATCGATGCGGGCGTTCGAGACCGTGGCGGCCCGCATGGTCGACGCGCAGGCGCCGGGAATTGCCGCGTCGGTACGGCAATTGCCTTTCACCACCGGCAATTCCGAATGGCCGCAGCTACTGTTGCGCGAATACGCCCGGCTGCATTTGCTGGCCACCGCGCACGCCCGGCTGGACGAGCTGTCACCGCCCTTGCGGGCCAGTGTGCGCGGCCACATCGGATATCCGATGTCCGCCGAGGCGGTCCGGGCCGAGCCCGCGGTCCGCGACCACTGGATGGTGCTGGGTTCGCGCACGACCGTCGAGGACGGGCTCTACACCCGCCGGGTGTGGCTGCGCGGCCGCGCGTCCGGACGCTGGGCGCTGCTGCTCGAACATCACTACGGCGGCCCGGTGTTCTCCCACGAGACTCCGGCGCCGGGCATGCAGCTGGACGCGGACATGCACTTCTATCCGGGCGCCGCGCCGCTGCGGGCGGTCTGGGGCGCGCGCCACGGCCTGCCGGAGCCGTTCACGACCATTCCGCGCGCGGGCGGCCTCGCGGACGCCTTGACGGGTTATGCGCGGGCGCTCGGGGCGGATCCGTTCCTGCGGTCGTGGCCGGTGCTGCTGGCGGAGGTGGTGCCGGTGCGCGGCGAGAAGGGTTGGCACGTAGCCGAATCCGGAGGTGACGCGCTGCCGGTGTCGATCGCGGAGGGTGAGCCGTGGCGATTGCTGGGGCTCTCCGGCGGGCATCCGGTGACGGTGCTCGCGGAGTGGAGCACGGACGGCGTGGCGCCGATCGCGGCGCTCGCGGCCGGACGCATGGTGGATGTCGCTGTGGGGCAGGGAAATTCGGTGCTGATACGGAGCGGGTCCGCGGACAGAGTGAGCGCCGAGCTGATTTCGACGGCGCTGGTCGGGACGGCTCGACGCCAGGCCGATGCGGCGGGGTTGGCCGTCCCCGTCGCCACCGCCGCGGCCGGCTTGCGCGGGGATGCGGCGGCGACATTGCTGGAATCCGTTGCGCTGCAAGATTGTTTCGCGCGTGGCGGTGTGCTCGCGGAGTCCGCCGCACTCGGCACCGCCGCCGAGGACGATGGGCGGCCGCTGCTGCCGGAAGCCGCGGGCGCCCGGCTGGCGCGGCTGCTGGCGGACAACTCACCGTTCCTGGACGAGTGGTTCGCCGCCGCCGAGCCCCGGGATTTCCGTGCCCCCGACAGCCTGGTGAGCTTCCTGCTGGATCGGGCCAAAGCGCTGACGGTGCACCGGGAATCGCTGCTGCGGCTGGCCGGGGCGCGGGGCCGCTGGCTGGCGGCACAGCATCCAGGCTGGCGCACCCTGGTGCGCGCCAGCGCCACGGACGAGAGCGTGTGGTCGCACGGGCGCGCCGCGGAACGCCGCGGCTGGCTGGCCCAGCTGCGGCGGCGAGATCCGGCGGCGGCGCTGGCCGTGCTGGCCGGCACGTGGAGCACCGAATCCGGCCCGGGCAAGGCGGAACTGCTGGCCGTGCTGGCCGACGGGCTCTCCCCTGCGGACGAGGCGCTGCTGGAATCCGCGCTCGACGATCGGCGCGCCGAGGTGCGGCGGCTGGCGGCGGATCTGCTGGGGCGACTGCCGGATTCGGCCTTCGCGGCGCGCATGACCGAGCGGGCGCGCACCTGGCTGAGCTTCGGGCCGCGGCCCGTGCGACCGCAACTGGTCACCACCGGGCCGGGGGTGCTCGACGACGCGGCGCGGCGAGACGGCGTGGGAGATTCGTTCGGCTACACCGCGTATCGCGCGGACGGCGCCCCCGACCTGGCGACCGAATGGCTGCACCGGGTGGTTGCCGGGACGCCGCTGCGGCATTGGGAACGGGTGCTCGGATCGCCGGAGGAGGCGGTGCGGGTTTCCATGGCCGAGCACCTGCGCGGGCCGATGCTGGCCGGCTGGACCGATGCCGCACTGACGCAGCGGGATTCGGGGTGGGCCGCCGCCTTGTTCGGCGTGCTCTCGGAGGCCGACAGCCGCGACGCCGAGGCCGACAAGCTGCGCGAGCTGTTCGCGCTGCAGCCCGAGAGCGCGCAGATCCGTCATTTGCGCGGGCTGGATTCCAGCTGGCTGGCGGAGATCGAATCGCTGTTGCGCGCCATGCCGCATCCGTGGCCCGGCCCGATGGCCGAGCATGTGCTGCGGCTGCTGCTCGAGCGCGCGGAGTTGAGCGCCGATCGCCCGGGTGCGCCGAGCCTGGTGCCCGGCTCGTATCGGACGCTGTTCCGCGCGGCGTCCGCCCATTTCCCGGCGGGGCTGGCGCCCATGGTGTCCGGCCTGGCCCGCCGCTGCGGAGATCCCTACTGGGAGCAGGCTTTCGACCAGCTCGCCCACGACCTCATTGACCGCAAGACGATGCTCGAGGAGCTGCAATGACGATGACTCAGGAGCGGGACGCCCTGCTGCGCCCGCATGCCGAACAGGCCTTCGCCGCCGAGTTGACGGCCCTGGCCGCCGCCGACGACCGTCCGCGCCCGCCGTCCTGGAAGCTGTCGCCGTGGGCGGTGGTCACCTATCTGCTGGGCGGCACGCTGCCCGACGGAACGGTCATCACACCCAAGTACGTGGGTCCGCGCCGGCTGATGGAGGTCGCGGTCGCGACCCTGGCCACCGATCGCGCCCTGCTGCTGATCGGCGTGCCGGGCACCGCGAAAACCTGGGTGTCGGAACATCTTTCGGCCGCGGTGGCCGGGCATTCGACGCTGCTGGTGCAGGGTACGTCCGGCACCGCGGAGGAGGCCATTCGCTACGGCTGGAACTATGCCCGGCTGCTGGCCGAGGGTCCGAGCGAGGCGGCGCTGGTGCCCTCGCCGATCATGACCGCCATGCGCACCGGGTCCATCGCGCGGCTCGAGGAGCTCACCCGCATTCCCTCGGACGTGCAGGACGCGCTGATCACGGTGCTGTCGGAGAAGACGCTGCCGGTGCCCGAACTCGGCACGGAGGTGCAGGCGGCCAAGGGCTTCAATGTGATCGCCACCGCCAACGATCGCGATCGCGGCGTCAACGAGCTGTCCTCCGCACTGCGGCGGCGCTTCAACACCGTGGTGCTGCCGCTGCCGGCGGACGAGGACGAAGAGGTGTCGATCGTGGCCCGCCGCGTCGAACAGCTCGGCGCCGCACTGGAATTGCCGGCCGTGCCCGCGGCGGCCGAGGAGATCCGGCGCGTGGTGCGGGTGTTCCGGGAGTTGCGGTCGGGCATCACCGAGGACGGGCGGACCAAGCTGAAATCGCCCTCGGGGACGCTGTCGACGGCCGAGGCCATCTCGGTGATCACCAATGGCATGGCGCTGGCGGCGCATTTCGGCGACGGGGTGCTGCGGCCCGGCGATATCGCGGGCGCGGTGCTGGGCGCGGTGGTCAAGGATCCGGTCGCCGACCAGGTGGTGTGGACGGAGTATTTGGAGGCCGTAGTGCGCCAGCGCGCCGAGTGGGCCGACTTCTACCGGGCCTGCCGGGAGGTGAACGGATGACGGCCGCCGTCGCCGAGGCCGCCCAGACCCGGGTGTTCGGGATCCGCCATCACGGGCCGGGGTCGGCGCGGTCGCTGGGTCTGGCGCTGGAGCGGTTCCGGCCGGACGCCATCCTGATCGAAGGTCCCGCCGATGCCGATCCGCTGGTGGGATACGTTGCGGCCGAGGGCATGTCGCCGCCGGTGGCACTGCTCGCCTATCAGCCGGACGCGCCCGCCAAGGCGGCGTTCTGGCCCTTCGCGACCTTCTCGCCGGAGTGGGTGGCGCTGCGGTACGCGGCGGACCACGCGGTGTCGGTGGGGTTCTGCGATCTGCCCGCCGCGGTCGCGCTGGCCGTCGAGGACGAGCCGGGCGATCGCAGCGATCCGCTGGGCCTGCTGTCGGCGGCGGCCGGATACGACGACGCCGAGCGCTGGTGGGATTCGATCGTCGAATCATCCTCCGACGCCGATATTTTCGCCGCCGTCAACGAGGCCATGGGCGCGGTGCGCGAGCACGAGCAGCCGGACGCGCACACGCTGCGGCGCGAGGCGCACATGCGGCAGGTGATGCGCAAGACCTTGAAGGAGGGCGCGCGGCGGCTGGCCGTGGTGTGCGGGGCCTGGCACGCGCCGGTGCTCGAGGGCAAGCTCGGACCGGCGGTCGCGGACGCGCGAATCCTCAAGGGCCTGCCCAAGGTCAAGGCCACGCTCACCTGGGTGCCGTGGACGCATTCCCGGCTGGCGACCTCCTCCGGCTACGGTGCGGGCGTCACCTCGCCGGGCTGGTATCACCATCTGTTCACCGAGACCGATCAGCCGATCACCCGCTGGCTGACCAAGGTGGCGGGCACGCTGCGGGCCCACGATCTGCCGGTGTCCAGCGCGCACATCATCGAATCCGTGCGGCTGGCAGACACTCTCGCCACCCTGCGCGGACGGCCGCTGGCCGGGCTGTCGGAGGTCACCGAGGCCACCCGCGCGGTGCTGTGCGACGGCGACGAGACCATGCTGCGGCTGGTCAGCACCGAACTGGTGGTGGGCGAGGCGCTGGGCACGGTGCCGGAGGGGACGCCGACGGTGCCGCTGGAGGCGGATCTGCGCGCGCAGATCCGGACGCTGCGGCTCAAACAGCAGGCCCTGGAGAAGACCCTCGATCTGGATCTGCGCACCGACGGCGGACTGGCGAGATCGCGGCTGCTGCACCGGCTTCGGCTGCTGGGCATCGGGTGGGGCCGGCTGACCGACAGCCAGGTCCGCAATACCGGCACCTTCCGCGAGACCTGGACGCTGCGGTGGCGGCCGGAGCTGGCGATCTCGATCGTGGAGGCGTCGCGGTGGGGTACCACGCTGCGCTCGGCGGCCGAGGCGAAGATCCTCGATCTCGCGGCGGACGCGAACGCCACCGTCGGCACGGTGTCCGGTGCGCTGGAGGAGGCGCTGCTGGCCGATCTCGGCGGCGCCACCGACGGATTGATCGCGCGACTGGAATCGGTCGCGGCGCTGGATCACGATGTGACGCATCTGATGTCGGCGCTACCGGGCCTGCTGCGCATCGTGCGCTACGGCGATGTGCGCGGCACCGACAGCGCCGCCCTGACCCGGGTGGCGGACAGTCTGCTGGTGCGCAGCTGCGCCGGCTTGCCGGGCGCGGTGACCGGCCTGGACGCCGATGCCTCCGCCGCGTTGCGGGCGCAGATCGACGCCGTGCATCTGGCGCTCTCGGCGCGCGACGACGAATGGGCCACGGGCACTTGGCTGTCCACGCTGGAAAAGCTGGCCGCACGCGACGACGTCAACGGCGGGATCGTCGGCCGGGCGGTGCGGCTGCTCTGCGACGCCGAACGCGTCGACGCCGCCGAATCCGGCCGGCGACTATCGGCGGCGCTGTCCGTGGGCCGGACGGCGCCGGACAAGGCGGCCTGGATCGACGGATTCCTCGGCGGCCGTGGGCTTCTGCTGGTGCACGACCGAAACCTGCTGTCGCTGATCGACGACTGGCTGTGCGGGCTGGACGAGGAACAGTTCGTCGCCACGCTGCCGCTGCTGCGGCGGACCTTCGGGGCGTTCGAATCCGGAGAGCGGCAGGCCATCGGGCAGGCGGTCCGGCACGGCGCGCCGGCGACGGCGCGCACCGGCAGCGGTGACTACGACATGGAACGCGGGACGCTGGCGCTGGCCGCCGCGGCCGAAATCCTGGGGGTATCAGCATGACCGACACGAACGAGGCGCAGACCCGGCGCTGGCGCATGGTGCTCGGCAGCGCCGGGGAGCCCAGCCTCGGCCAGCTGGGCAGCGCCGACGATCAGGCGATGGATCGGGCGCTGGGCGCCCTCTATGACGCGGACGGCCGCACCGGGTCCGGCCGGCGCTCCGGCGGGCTCGGGGGTTCCGCGCCGCAGGTGTCGCGCTGGCTGGGCGATATTCGCCGCTACTTCCCGTCCACCGTGGTCGAGGTGTTGCAGCGGGACGCGGTGGATCGGCTCGACCTCACCGAATTGCTGTTGGAGCCCGAGCTTTTGGAGGCGGTCGAACCGGATGTGCATCTGGTCGGCACGCTGCTGAGCCTCAACCGGGTGATGCCCGAAACCACCAAGGCGACCGCGCGCACGGTGGTGGCGCACGTGGTGCGGGAGATCGAGCGGCGGATCGCGGCGCAGACGGTGGCGGCCGTGGGCGGGGCGTTGAACCGGGCGGCGCGGGTGTCGCGGCCCAAGCTGCGGGATATCGACTGGGACCGCACGATTCGCAAGAACCTGGCCCACTATCTGCCCGAGCATCGGACCGTCGTGCCCGAGCGGCTGGTCGGGTACGGGCGCAAGGCGCAGGCGGTCAAGCGGGATGTGGTGCTGGCCATCGACCAGTCCGGATCCATGGCGGCGAGTGTGGTGTACGCGTCGGTGTTCGGGGCGGTGCTGGCGTCCATGCGGTCGCTGCGCACCTCGCTGGTGGTGTTCGACACCGCCGTCGTCGATCTCACCGAGAAGCTGGCGGATCCGGTGGAGGTGCTCTTCGGCACGCAGCTGGGCGGCGGCACCGACATCAATCGCGCCATCGCCTACTCGCAGTCGCTCATCACCCGCCCCGCCGACTCGCTGTTCGTGCTCATCTCCGACCTCTACGAGGGCGGCGTGCGCGCCGAGATGCTGCGTCGCATACGCGCCATGAAGGAGTCCGGCGTCCAGGTGATCGTGCTGCTCGCCCTCTCCGACGAGGGCGCCCCCGCCTACGACCGCGACAACGCCGCCGCCCTGTCCGCCCTCGGCGTCCCCGCCTTCGCCTGCACCCCGGACAAATTCCCGGACCTGCTGGCGGTGGCGCTGGATCGCGGCGATATCACAGCATGGGCGCACAGTACGCTCCAGCAGCAGACATAATGGCAACGCAAGCCGGGAGACCCAGTCTCGGGATGCGTTAGGCGATGAAGCCCTGTGGTTCGCGGCCCGTCTCGTTCTGGACTGAGCGGAGCGGGGGAGCGAAGCGGAGGAGCGGAGGGAGGGAAGAACGAGACCTCCAGGGCCGCGAACCCCGCCCGGAGCGAAGCGGAGGGCCAAGGATAGGAAAGCGGGTGCTTGAGATTGCGCTCTGGTGATGTGTTCGCCGGGTACGTCATCGAACGCGAGCTCGGCCGCGGCGGCATGGGCTCGGTGTATCTGGCCAAGCATCCGCGGCTGCCGCGGATGACGGCGCTCAAGCTGCTGAATCAGGAGATGTTCTCCGACGACGAGATTCGCGCCCGCTTCATCCGCGAGGCCGATCTGGTCGCCCGGCTCGATCACCCGAACATCGTCACCGTCTACGACCGCGGCGACGAGGGCGAGCAGCTGTGGATCTCCATGCAGTTCATCGACGGCGTCAACGCCTCCTCGATCAGCCCCGGCACCCTGCCGCCGCAGCGCGCGGTCCAGATCATCGCCGAGACCGCCAAGGCCCTCGACTACGCGCACGGCCTCAATATCCTGCACCGGGACGTGAAGCCCGCCAATATCCTGCTGGCCCGCGCCTCCTCCAAAACCGGTTCGGGCGAACGCGTCTACCTCACCGACTTCGGCATCGCCCGCCTGCGTGACGACACCGGCCATCTCACCCAGACCGGCACCGTCACCGCCACCCTCGCTTACGCCTCCCCCGAACAGCTCACCGGCGCCAACCTCGACGGCCGTTCCGACCAGTACTCCCTGGCCTGCACCCTGTTCCAATTGCTCACCGGCGCAGTCCCCTTCGAGGGCACCAGCCCCGCCGCCGTCATCCGCGGCCACCTGCAGCAACCCCCGCCCCCGGCCAGCCCCCGCCGCCAGGCCCTCCCGCCCGCCATCGACGCCGTCCTCACCAGAGCGCTCGCCAAACGCCCCGCCGACCGCTTCCGCTCCTGCGTCGAATTCGCCACCGCCGCCGAACGCGCCCTCCAATCCCCGCGCCCGGCCGTGCCGCCGCGCCCCCCGACCCCGGCCCACCCGCAGCCGATCGTCACCCCGCGCCCGCCGACGCCCGTGCACCCCCAACCGGTGATCCAGAAGCCGCCGGCACCCCAGCCGCCCACCCCGACGCCCCGCCCCCTGTCCGGCCCGACCTACACCAACCCCGCCCCGGCCTACCCGACGCCGCAACAGCATTCGGTCCCGCAGCCTTCGGTACCCCAGCATTCGGTCCCTCAGCTTTCCGCCCCCTCGTTCCCGAATCAGTCGATCCCCACCCCCGCCTACACCCACCCCACCTACCAGCCCCGCCCCACTCCCCCACCCACTTACCCTCCCGCACAAAAGAATTCGAACACCACGGGCTGGCTCATCGCCGCCATCGTCACGGTCCTGGTCATCGTCATCATCGTGATCGCCGTGATCATCAAGAGCAGCAAGTCCAAGGCGGACACGCCACAGCATCCGGACACCGTCGTCACCTCGGCCCTGGCGATTCACCAGGACCCGTTGGGCGACAAGCCCTTCCGCATCACCCTCTGATCCGGCGGTCTACAGGTCGGCGATGGCGGCCAGGGGTGGGGTGCGGGCGGCTCGGACGGCGGGCCAGAGGGCTGCGAGGATGCCGACCACGCCGGAGGCGAACAGCATCAGCACGATCTGGGTCCACGGCACCGCGATCGTCGCGATCCCGTACTCGGCAAGGGTTTTCAAGAAGCCGATGCCGAGTCCGATGCCCAGCACCACACCCACCACCGCGCCGAAGATGGCGATCAGCATGGACTCCAGGTAGATGCTGCGGCGTACTTGCGGGCGCTGCATGCCGACCGCGCGCAGCATGCCGATCTCGCGGCGGCGCTCCACCACCGACAGGGCGAGGGTGTTGACGATGCCGAGAATGGCGATGATGACCGCGAGTGCCAGCAGGGCGTAGAGCACCGCGAGCAGGGTGTCGATCTGCTTGCCCTGGGCGCCCTTGAAGTCGTTGCGGTCCTCCACCTGCACGATGGCGAAGGGGTCGACGGCCTTCTCCAGGGCGGTCCGCATGGCGGGCAGGTTGGCGCCGGGCTGCGCGGTCACCGCGACCAGGAAGCTGCTCTGGTAGTTGGGCGGGACGGCCTTGCCGTACAGGTTCATCGGCGCGACCAGTGCGCCCAGCAGCGTGGTGTCCTTGTACACGCCGACGACGTTCACCTTGTACTTCTTGAAGTCGATGGTGTCGACGTTGACGCTGTCGCCGACCTTCCAATGATGGTCGGCGGCAAAGGTTTCCGACACCATGACGTCGTCGTCGCCGAGCTTGTCGGTGCCCTGCTGGACGGTGTAGTCGATGACCTTGTTCATCGGCCCCTCCGGCACGGTGCCGATGACCTGTTTGCCGTCGACCTTCAGCGCGATGCCGTGGAAGGCCACCACGTCCTGCACCTGCGGCACCTGCTGGGCGGCGGCGGTGGCGCCCAGCGGGACGCTGATGATGCCGCCCGGCGGGCCCGCCAGCATGTAGTCGGCCTTCACGCCCTTGTCGACCAGATCGCCGATGCTGGCCTTGGCCGAGGCCCCCAGCATTGCGATCGCCGACACCAGCAGCACGCCCAGGGTGAGCGCGAACGCGGTGGCCGCGGTGCGATTCGGATTGCGAATCGCGTTGCTGCGCGCCATCTTTCCGGTGGTGCCGAAGGGGCGCACCAGCACCCCGAGCACCGTCAGCACCGGCCGGGACAGGGCGGGCGACACCAGCAGCACCGCGAGAATCAAGGCGAGAGCGCCGATTCCGACGGTGCGCGCGGCATCGCCGCCGGAGCCCTGCGCGCCGATGACCGCCACCACCACGCCGGCCGCGCCCAGGACGACGCCGATTCCGGGCCGCAGCCAGCGCGAGCTGAGCACGGCCCGCGCCCAGCCGGCGACCGCCGCCAGCTTCACGCGCTGCAGCGTCGACACCAGCCACTGCGCGGGTGCGCCCAGCCGGCGGGCCCCGGTGCTGGGCGCGGAGGCTTCGCGCATGGCCTCGACCGGCGGGGTGGTCGCGGCGCGGCGCGCGGGCGCCCAGGCGCTCGCCATGGTCACCAGTACGCCGATCGCGATCGCGATCACCACCGTGCGCGGCTGCACCTGCATGGTCCCGGCGGGCAGGCCGACGTCGAAAGCCTTGAGCGCGGCCGAGATCCCGAACGCCAGCCCGATGCCGAGCACCAGGCCGATGACGCTGCCGAGCAGTCCGATCAAGGCCGCTTCGGAGACCACCGACCAGCCGACCTGGCGGCGGCTCGCGCCCACCGCGCGCAACAGCGCCAGCTCGCGCAGTCGCTGCGTGACCAGCATGGAGAAGGTGTTGTAGATGATGAAGGTGCCGACCAGCACCGCGATCGCGCCGAAGGCGAGCAGGAAGTAGTTGAGGAACTTCAGCCGATCGGCGAGCTGGGCCTTGAGATCCGCGCGGACCTGATCGCCGTTCTGCACCTTGTCGTCCGGGAACGCCTTGGCGATGCTGTCGCGCAAGGCGTTCGCCGTCACCCCGGGTTTGGCGGCGACATCGACGTAGGCGTAATGCTTTCCGTCGGTGAACAATTCGCGCGCCTGCCCGGCGTCGAAGAGCAGATTGATGTATCCGCCGGTGTTGGAGGACAGGTCGTAGATGCCGGTCACCGTGACATCGACAGTGCCCTTGGACGGGATCAGCACCTTGGTGTGATCGCCGACGTGCAGCCCGGCGCGGGTCGCGCCGCTCTGGTTGATGGCGATGTCCCCGGGCTTGTCCGGCGGCGTGCCGGCCAGGAATGTCAGCGGATCCCCGACCGCCTTGTCCGGCGGCAGGTACGAGGTGCCCTGCGTCGGCGCGCCACCGACCTGCACCGCCTTGCCGTCCGGCTTGAGCAGCACGACGGGTCCGAACGACGCCGGCGCGACCGCGCGCACCCCGTCGATCGCCGCGATCTTGTCGACGTCGCCATAGGGGATGCCGACCGACTGCTGATACGGATTGTCCAGGGACAGGCCCTCTTTCGGCTGCACCCGCACGTCCACGCCCTTGGCCTGGCTGGCGAAGATATCGTCGAACGCGCGCTGCAGGGTGTCGGTGAACATGTAGGTGCCCGCCACGAACGCGGTCCCCAGCACCACCGACAGCACGGTCAGGAACAGTCGCACCTTGTGCGCGGCGAGATTGCG
This sequence is a window from Nocardia yunnanensis. Protein-coding genes within it:
- a CDS encoding DUF5682 family protein — encoded protein: MTAAVAEAAQTRVFGIRHHGPGSARSLGLALERFRPDAILIEGPADADPLVGYVAAEGMSPPVALLAYQPDAPAKAAFWPFATFSPEWVALRYAADHAVSVGFCDLPAAVALAVEDEPGDRSDPLGLLSAAAGYDDAERWWDSIVESSSDADIFAAVNEAMGAVREHEQPDAHTLRREAHMRQVMRKTLKEGARRLAVVCGAWHAPVLEGKLGPAVADARILKGLPKVKATLTWVPWTHSRLATSSGYGAGVTSPGWYHHLFTETDQPITRWLTKVAGTLRAHDLPVSSAHIIESVRLADTLATLRGRPLAGLSEVTEATRAVLCDGDETMLRLVSTELVVGEALGTVPEGTPTVPLEADLRAQIRTLRLKQQALEKTLDLDLRTDGGLARSRLLHRLRLLGIGWGRLTDSQVRNTGTFRETWTLRWRPELAISIVEASRWGTTLRSAAEAKILDLAADANATVGTVSGALEEALLADLGGATDGLIARLESVAALDHDVTHLMSALPGLLRIVRYGDVRGTDSAALTRVADSLLVRSCAGLPGAVTGLDADASAALRAQIDAVHLALSARDDEWATGTWLSTLEKLAARDDVNGGIVGRAVRLLCDAERVDAAESGRRLSAALSVGRTAPDKAAWIDGFLGGRGLLLVHDRNLLSLIDDWLCGLDEEQFVATLPLLRRTFGAFESGERQAIGQAVRHGAPATARTGSGDYDMERGTLALAAAAEILGVSA
- a CDS encoding VWA domain-containing protein, whose product is MTDTNEAQTRRWRMVLGSAGEPSLGQLGSADDQAMDRALGALYDADGRTGSGRRSGGLGGSAPQVSRWLGDIRRYFPSTVVEVLQRDAVDRLDLTELLLEPELLEAVEPDVHLVGTLLSLNRVMPETTKATARTVVAHVVREIERRIAAQTVAAVGGALNRAARVSRPKLRDIDWDRTIRKNLAHYLPEHRTVVPERLVGYGRKAQAVKRDVVLAIDQSGSMAASVVYASVFGAVLASMRSLRTSLVVFDTAVVDLTEKLADPVEVLFGTQLGGGTDINRAIAYSQSLITRPADSLFVLISDLYEGGVRAEMLRRIRAMKESGVQVIVLLALSDEGAPAYDRDNAAALSALGVPAFACTPDKFPDLLAVALDRGDITAWAHSTLQQQT
- a CDS encoding serine/threonine-protein kinase, encoding MRLRSGDVFAGYVIERELGRGGMGSVYLAKHPRLPRMTALKLLNQEMFSDDEIRARFIREADLVARLDHPNIVTVYDRGDEGEQLWISMQFIDGVNASSISPGTLPPQRAVQIIAETAKALDYAHGLNILHRDVKPANILLARASSKTGSGERVYLTDFGIARLRDDTGHLTQTGTVTATLAYASPEQLTGANLDGRSDQYSLACTLFQLLTGAVPFEGTSPAAVIRGHLQQPPPPASPRRQALPPAIDAVLTRALAKRPADRFRSCVEFATAAERALQSPRPAVPPRPPTPAHPQPIVTPRPPTPVHPQPVIQKPPAPQPPTPTPRPLSGPTYTNPAPAYPTPQQHSVPQPSVPQHSVPQLSAPSFPNQSIPTPAYTHPTYQPRPTPPPTYPPAQKNSNTTGWLIAAIVTVLVIVIIVIAVIIKSSKSKADTPQHPDTVVTSALAIHQDPLGDKPFRITL
- a CDS encoding ABC transporter permease; amino-acid sequence: MAGNPMRKVALRNLAAHKVRLFLTVLSVVLGTAFVAGTYMFTDTLQRAFDDIFASQAKGVDVRVQPKEGLSLDNPYQQSVGIPYGDVDKIAAIDGVRAVAPASFGPVVLLKPDGKAVQVGGAPTQGTSYLPPDKAVGDPLTFLAGTPPDKPGDIAINQSGATRAGLHVGDHTKVLIPSKGTVDVTVTGIYDLSSNTGGYINLLFDAGQARELFTDGKHYAYVDVAAKPGVTANALRDSIAKAFPDDKVQNGDQVRADLKAQLADRLKFLNYFLLAFGAIAVLVGTFIIYNTFSMLVTQRLRELALLRAVGASRRQVGWSVVSEAALIGLLGSVIGLVLGIGLAFGISAALKAFDVGLPAGTMQVQPRTVVIAIAIGVLVTMASAWAPARRAATTPPVEAMREASAPSTGARRLGAPAQWLVSTLQRVKLAAVAGWARAVLSSRWLRPGIGVVLGAAGVVVAVIGAQGSGGDAARTVGIGALALILAVLLVSPALSRPVLTVLGVLVRPFGTTGKMARSNAIRNPNRTAATAFALTLGVLLVSAIAMLGASAKASIGDLVDKGVKADYMLAGPPGGIISVPLGATAAAQQVPQVQDVVAFHGIALKVDGKQVIGTVPEGPMNKVIDYTVQQGTDKLGDDDVMVSETFAADHHWKVGDSVNVDTIDFKKYKVNVVGVYKDTTLLGALVAPMNLYGKAVPPNYQSSFLVAVTAQPGANLPAMRTALEKAVDPFAIVQVEDRNDFKGAQGKQIDTLLAVLYALLALAVIIAILGIVNTLALSVVERRREIGMLRAVGMQRPQVRRSIYLESMLIAIFGAVVGVVLGIGLGIGFLKTLAEYGIATIAVPWTQIVLMLFASGVVGILAALWPAVRAARTPPLAAIADL